The window ttgattatttttaatttatttgatttgatggtttgaaaaattaaaacgaGGTGTGTAGGTAACACCGTCCTAACCAAGGGTGTTAGAAACATTTGTGTTGGTCTTTGGAGGAAGGTCTTGTTATTCTATATGCCTTACCAATTACCATTGACACGTTTTGTATTATGGGTAATGGATTTGTTTAACTGAAATTGGAGTATTGGTCCCTCAACAATAACTGAATTTAAGTTTTAGTCTTTGAATTTAAAATCCAATCAAATTGGTATTTgcatttgaaaaaaatataaagagcATTAGTTCCTATGCCAACTCTGAGAATTTCTGTCAAAATTAAGCACTTGAAAAGTAGGTAATCCTCCTTTTAGGAAACAAATTGGAGAAAGGGCGTGCTTATCACGTGCTTAAATTTGGCGGAAATCTCACGAGATTGACAtcaaaatctcaattaaatACATTCCCTCAATTTGTGAatccaaaaaaaatttggacaaaaaaaaataaaaaaattggccCAATGAAAAAGCCCATTGAAGAGCCTTCAAAGTTCAAAATCCATGAAGAAATCTCCATTgttcttttgggttttaattaCAAAGAGGGTTTTAGAAGGGTTTAACGATCAAATtaagaacaacaaaaaaaaaagaagggatttagggtttttgaaggGTCAATCAAAATCCCTACTCCTCCTCCTCTGCGCTCTGCCGTGACTGCACCTCTCCTCCACCTCCAGGCGGTGGCTACTGTGGACTGCTGCTAACTCCTTCCTCATGTAAGTgtgtttctttttccttttgttctTGAATTTCAGGGTTTAGCGATTTGTGGAATTGGGGAAATTAGGGACTGGAATTTTGAACCTGAATCACTGAATTCAGTAGTCTTCCTCTCTCTAGCTGCCTCAAAGTCGGAAAATTGACAAAATTAAATCATGAATTATACTGaaagtaacaaataaataacagATTGGCCGAATTTGGGAGTGTTAAGTGTTAGGTTTTATGAGGTTTGAAGGAACGACTATTGAATTTGAGTTAAGAAATTTTCAAGTACGTTTGTTTTTCTCGAGAATGCGTGTTGGATGAGTCGAATTTAGGTGTTGTGTAGCTCTCATTCGTGACGTTCCGGTTTGTGTATTTGGATTCTATCCCCTCATTGCAATATTTGTAGGCTATGTTTGGGTGAGGGATTTCCAAGTCCCAAGGGATTGATGCCAAGTTTGTAATAAAATGTTAGACAGGAGGGATTAGAACAACTCCCACGTATGGACTTCTACGTACGGATTTGCAAATCGTTCTCACAGCCTTTGTAATACATCTACACTTTTTTTTGTCATCAACAGGTGTGAACTTGGGGGAATGTCGTAGAAACGAAGGAGACTAGTTTGACAAAATCCTTCTGCTAATGAAATTTGGATTCGAAGTTCAGCCCTTTGCAGTTTTAATACCTGGGTCCGTAACTGATTACAGACCGAGACTCTGAAAAGTTGAAAATGGCAAGACGTGTCTATCTCCTTCCCAAATCCGTATTGAATGCCATCAACAAACCTCAAAATCCCATCTCAGTCCCTCTATCTTTCAATCTCTGCACAGACTCTGCTGACAACCAAACTCATCAACCACAGATCGAAGGCCCAACAGAGAACCACAACCCCACCAACATCCACGACCAACAACGCCATGAGCAAGTCCGAAAACTCCGAGTCCTTCTCCAGCAGGGTCGCTCTGAAACAGCGCGAAGGCTCATCAAGTCTCTCATTCTCCCCGGTTCACCCTTCTCTTCCCCCACTGAACTCTACACCCTGTTTTCTCTCTCTGCACCCTCCATGAAACCCACATTCTGCGACATGCTTTTAGCCGCTTGTTCAGAGTCTAAGATGCCGACTGAAGCAGTAGAATTGTACAGTTTGATGAGGAAAAGTGGTACACGCCCTTGCTTAGCTTCTGTCAATGTGATGCTTGAATCTTTGGTGACTTCAAAACAGTTTGGTAAGACCCTTGAATTGTTTTCGGAGATTTTCGAGTCAGGTCAGGGCATTCGACCTGATAAGTTCACGTATGGGAAGGCAATACAAGCTTCTGTAAAGTTAGGGGACCTGGAAAGGGCTGGTCAGCTAGTGAATTCAATGAAGATGAAGCGGATGAATCCAGGTGTGTTTGTGTATAATGTTTTACTCGGTGGGCTGtgtaaagagaagaaaatgagggacGCACAgaaggtgtttgatgaaatgattGAGGGAAAGGTGACCCCGAATTTGGTTACGTACAATACGATGATTGATGGGTGTTCTAAGGCGGGTGAGTTGGAGAAGGCCTTTGAATTGAGAGACAGGATGAAGGATGAGAATGTGGAAGCTAATATGGTCACATATAATACAATGCTCAGTGGACTTTGTCGGGTGAAGAGAATCGAGGACGCGAAAAGGATTTTGGAAGAGATGGAAGCTCACAGCTTTGCACCTGATGGTTTTACTTATAGCATACTCTTTGATGGGCATTTCAGGTGTGGGGATGGTGAGGGGTCACTGGCTTTATTTGAAGAAGCAATTAGTAAAGGTGTGAAGATTAATGGTTATACTTGTAGCATTTTGTTGAATGGCTTGTGCAAGGAAGGAAACATTGAGAAGGCAGAGGAGGTTTTGAAGAAACTAATGGAAACTGGTTTTATTCCAGAtgtagtagtatataatactatTGTCAGTGGTTATTGTCGAAGGGGTGAGATAGACAAAGCCATTTTGGCCATTGAACAAATGG is drawn from Malus domestica chromosome 14, GDT2T_hap1 and contains these coding sequences:
- the LOC114820983 gene encoding pentatricopeptide repeat-containing protein At5g12100, mitochondrial-like, which gives rise to MARRVYLLPKSVLNAINKPQNPISVPLSFNLCTDSADNQTHQPQIEGPTENHNPTNIHDQQRHEQVRKLRVLLQQGRSETARRLIKSLILPGSPFSSPTELYTLFSLSAPSMKPTFCDMLLAACSESKMPTEAVELYSLMRKSGTRPCLASVNVMLESLVTSKQFGKTLELFSEIFESGQGIRPDKFTYGKAIQASVKLGDLERAGQLVNSMKMKRMNPGVFVYNVLLGGLCKEKKMRDAQKVFDEMIEGKVTPNLVTYNTMIDGCSKAGELEKAFELRDRMKDENVEANMVTYNTMLSGLCRVKRIEDAKRILEEMEAHSFAPDGFTYSILFDGHFRCGDGEGSLALFEEAISKGVKINGYTCSILLNGLCKEGNIEKAEEVLKKLMETGFIPDVVVYNTIVSGYCRRGEIDKAILAIEQMEVRGLKPNCITFNSLIDKIRETKDMDMAEEWVKNMAKKGVFPNLETYNILINGYGQMCVFDKCFQIVEEMENKGIKPNIVSYGSLVNGLCKDGRLLEAEIVLRDMLSRGVLPNAQIYNMLIGGCCTVGNLKDAYRFLDEMAKTGISPTLVTYNALIHGLCKKGRLMEAEDHASQITSSGYSPNVITYNSLISGYSDAGNTQKCLELFETIKSLGMKPTLYTYHPLISGCIREDMALAEKLYGEMLQMGLVPDRVVYNALIHGYAEHGDTQKALALHSEMVNQNVYVDRMTYNSLILGHFKQGKISEVKDLVNDMKAQGLTPKADTYSLLVKGHCELKDFSGAYCWYRELFENGFLLNASTCHELTSGLQKEGRLREAEIVCSEMSAKGMNDCSSNEDVFSVANV